From a single Streptomyces rubradiris genomic region:
- a CDS encoding ATP-binding cassette domain-containing protein, with product MHRGRELRLTAVGRRYGVRGPWVLRGVDLVVAPGALVRIEGANGSGKSTLLRLLARLDAPSEGRVTGRPRTAYVPERFPSALPFTAVGYLTHLGTLHGLGRKAAARAAHAWLERFGAGPYAGTPMAWLSKGGSQKVAVAQALLGDPELLVLDEAWTGLDGAARAELDRAVAERTAAGGAVVFVDHDPRRLAGAPDATYTVADGGLRSRTGSVGPAVDGPVTVVAVQGPPGGRLPPEVVRAAVAVAETAPGGHRLTVPASHSDLVLRALLTARPPWHVVRVEPADAPPPDPGSRP from the coding sequence ATGCATCGAGGCCGTGAGCTGCGTCTGACCGCCGTGGGCCGTCGCTACGGTGTGCGCGGGCCCTGGGTGTTGCGCGGGGTGGACCTCGTCGTCGCGCCCGGCGCCCTGGTCCGGATCGAGGGGGCGAACGGCAGCGGGAAGTCCACGCTGCTGCGGCTGCTCGCCCGGCTCGACGCGCCCTCCGAGGGCCGTGTCACCGGCCGGCCGCGCACGGCGTACGTGCCCGAGCGGTTCCCCTCCGCCCTGCCCTTCACGGCCGTCGGCTATCTGACCCACCTCGGCACCCTCCACGGCCTCGGCCGCAAGGCCGCCGCCCGCGCCGCGCACGCCTGGCTGGAGCGGTTCGGCGCGGGCCCGTACGCCGGTACCCCGATGGCGTGGCTGTCCAAGGGCGGCAGCCAGAAGGTCGCCGTCGCCCAGGCCCTGCTCGGCGACCCGGAGCTGCTGGTGCTGGACGAGGCGTGGACCGGGCTGGACGGTGCGGCGCGGGCCGAGCTGGACCGGGCGGTGGCCGAGCGCACGGCAGCCGGGGGCGCGGTGGTGTTCGTGGACCACGACCCGCGCCGGCTCGCCGGGGCGCCGGACGCGACGTACACCGTGGCCGACGGCGGTCTGCGGAGCCGTACCGGAAGCGTGGGCCCGGCGGTGGACGGGCCGGTCACCGTCGTCGCCGTGCAGGGCCCGCCGGGCGGGCGGCTGCCCCCGGAGGTGGTACGGGCCGCCGTCGCCGTGGCGGAGACGGCTCCCGGCGGTCACCGCCTCACCGTCCCCGCGTCCCACTCCGACCTCGTCCTGCGCGCCCTGCTCACGGCCCGCCCGCCCTGGCACGTGGTGCGCGTCGAACCCGCCGACGCCCCGCCCCCCGACCCCGGAAGCCGCCCATGA
- a CDS encoding carbonic anhydrase yields MQPLIDNARTFGQRPEEFAKLAEGQSPQVLFITCSDSRVVPALITGARPGELFELRTAGNIVPPYASEHPTSEAATIEYAVEVLGVRDIVVCGHSHCGAVGALVRGDDLTAVPAVRDWLVSATPRPSGKAEDPEVAEGVQSHVLTQLLRLRSYPCVERKVAEGELGLHAWYYEVHTGTVRTHRQQTDSFEAL; encoded by the coding sequence ATGCAGCCCCTCATCGACAACGCCCGTACGTTCGGACAACGCCCTGAGGAGTTCGCCAAGCTCGCCGAAGGCCAGTCCCCGCAGGTCCTGTTCATCACCTGCTCCGATTCCCGGGTCGTCCCCGCCCTCATCACGGGCGCCCGCCCCGGCGAACTCTTCGAGCTGCGCACCGCGGGCAACATCGTCCCGCCCTACGCCTCCGAGCACCCCACCAGCGAGGCGGCCACCATCGAGTACGCCGTGGAGGTGCTCGGCGTCCGGGACATCGTGGTCTGCGGCCACTCGCACTGCGGCGCCGTCGGCGCGCTGGTGCGCGGTGACGACCTCACCGCCGTGCCGGCCGTGCGCGACTGGCTGGTCTCGGCCACCCCTCGCCCGTCCGGCAAGGCCGAGGACCCGGAGGTCGCCGAGGGCGTGCAGAGCCACGTCCTCACCCAGTTGCTGCGGCTCCGCTCCTACCCCTGCGTCGAGCGGAAGGTGGCCGAGGGCGAACTGGGCCTGCACGCCTGGTACTACGAGGTGCACACCGGCACGGTACGGACGCACCGCCAGCAGACCGACAGTTTCGAGGCCCTGTGA
- a CDS encoding FAD-dependent oxidoreductase gives MREQRKVTDSYWLHTAPGPGHPALDADLDVDVAVVGAGIAGLSTAHALARAGRRVAVLEAGRAVAGVTGYTTAKLTAQHTLVYDRLRRTRGPDGARLYARSQSEAIEHAAALVAELDIDCEWETRDAYTYVRDPSRVAEVRAEADAARQAGLSASFTTETGLPFPVAGAVRVTGQAQFHPVKYLRALTADLLRLGGRVYEHTRVTALAEGEPCRLTTEAGPVVTARDVVIATHYPVFDRALLFARLSPRRELVVAGPLGDGPDPDGMYITPEENTRSVRTAPYGPDGRRLLVVTGEHFTPGTGDPQAGFDRLAAWAEKHFPGVSLDHAWATQDNESTDTVPLVGPFHPAARHTYVATGFGGWGLSNGIMAGLLLTALITGRDCLWRELYDPRRLKSVVREAPSLLKTQAEVARHFVGDRLKAPGSVADLAPGDGTLVRSGGERLAVHRDEEGALHAVSARCTHLGCLVSFNRAERAWECPCHGSRFAVDGSVLQGPAVKPLERRELD, from the coding sequence ATGCGTGAGCAGCGGAAGGTCACCGATTCGTACTGGTTGCACACCGCTCCCGGGCCGGGCCACCCCGCCCTGGACGCGGATCTCGACGTGGACGTGGCCGTCGTCGGCGCGGGCATCGCCGGGCTGAGCACCGCCCACGCGCTGGCCCGGGCCGGGCGTCGCGTGGCGGTGCTGGAGGCCGGGCGGGCGGTGGCCGGGGTCACCGGCTACACCACCGCCAAGCTGACCGCCCAGCACACCCTGGTCTACGACCGGCTGCGGCGCACCCGGGGCCCGGACGGCGCCCGGCTGTACGCCCGCTCGCAGTCGGAGGCGATCGAGCACGCGGCGGCGCTGGTCGCGGAGCTGGACATCGACTGCGAGTGGGAGACCCGGGACGCCTACACCTATGTCCGGGACCCGTCGCGGGTGGCCGAGGTGCGAGCGGAGGCGGACGCCGCCCGGCAGGCGGGGCTGTCGGCGTCGTTCACCACGGAGACCGGCCTGCCGTTCCCGGTGGCGGGCGCGGTGCGGGTGACCGGGCAGGCGCAGTTCCATCCGGTCAAGTACCTGCGGGCGCTCACCGCCGATCTGCTGCGGCTCGGCGGCCGGGTGTACGAGCACACGCGGGTGACCGCGCTGGCGGAGGGCGAGCCGTGCCGGCTGACCACCGAGGCGGGCCCCGTGGTGACCGCCCGGGACGTGGTGATCGCCACCCACTACCCGGTGTTCGACCGGGCGCTGCTGTTCGCCCGGCTCTCCCCGCGCCGGGAGCTGGTCGTGGCCGGGCCGCTGGGCGACGGCCCGGATCCGGACGGCATGTACATCACCCCGGAGGAGAACACCCGCTCGGTGCGCACCGCCCCCTACGGCCCGGACGGACGGCGGCTGCTCGTGGTCACCGGGGAGCACTTCACGCCCGGCACCGGCGACCCGCAGGCCGGGTTCGACCGGCTCGCCGCCTGGGCGGAGAAGCATTTTCCCGGGGTGAGCCTGGACCACGCCTGGGCCACCCAGGACAACGAGTCCACCGACACCGTCCCGCTGGTCGGCCCGTTCCACCCGGCCGCCCGGCACACCTATGTCGCCACCGGCTTCGGCGGCTGGGGCCTGAGCAACGGAATCATGGCCGGGCTGCTGCTCACCGCGCTGATCACCGGCCGGGACTGCCTGTGGCGGGAGCTGTACGACCCGCGCCGGCTGAAGTCGGTGGTCCGCGAGGCGCCGTCGCTGCTGAAGACGCAGGCGGAGGTGGCCCGGCACTTCGTCGGCGACCGGCTGAAGGCGCCGGGCTCGGTGGCGGACCTGGCGCCCGGCGACGGCACGCTGGTCCGTTCCGGCGGCGAGCGGCTCGCCGTGCACCGCGACGAGGAGGGCGCCCTGCACGCGGTGTCCGCCCGCTGCACCCACCTCGGCTGTCTGGTCTCCTTCAACCGCGCCGAGCGCGCCTGGGAGTGCCCCTGCCATGGCTCGCGGTTCGCGGTGGACGGTTCGGTGCTCCAGGGCCCGGCGGTCAAGCCGCTGGAACGGCGGGAGCTGGACTGA
- a CDS encoding slipin family protein, with protein sequence MVEDLLVAVAAAGSAGVVYLAAAVRVIKQYERGVLFRLGRVSGGVRPPGLNLVIPFVDRLQKVNMQIVTLPVPAQEGITRDNVTVRVDAVVYFRVVDATSALVKVEDYKFAVSQMAQTSLRSIIGKSDLDDLLSDREKLNQGLELMIDSPAVGWGIQVDRVEIKDVSLPDTMKRSMARQAEADRERRARIINADAELQASKKLAEAAQQMAETPTALQLRLLQTVMAVAAEKNSTLVLPIPVELLHFLERGGRPAPPDQDRGPAPRHTDGGPQERTDAGSRHTDGTSRLPATDTGGPPQVPVTDTGGPPQDPVTDTGGPPQDPVTDTGGPPQDPVIDTGGPPQTPLTSTDSTPQVT encoded by the coding sequence ATGGTCGAGGACCTGCTGGTGGCCGTCGCGGCGGCGGGCTCCGCCGGTGTCGTGTATCTGGCGGCGGCGGTTCGGGTGATCAAGCAGTACGAACGCGGGGTGCTGTTCCGGCTCGGCCGGGTCAGCGGGGGCGTACGGCCGCCGGGCCTGAACCTGGTCATTCCCTTCGTGGACCGGCTGCAGAAGGTCAACATGCAGATCGTGACGCTGCCGGTGCCGGCCCAGGAGGGCATCACCCGGGACAACGTCACCGTCCGGGTGGACGCGGTCGTCTACTTCCGGGTGGTCGACGCGACGAGCGCCCTGGTGAAGGTCGAGGACTACAAGTTCGCGGTGTCGCAGATGGCGCAGACGTCCCTGCGGTCGATCATCGGCAAGAGCGACCTGGACGACCTGCTCTCCGACCGCGAGAAGCTCAACCAGGGCCTGGAGCTGATGATCGACAGCCCGGCGGTGGGCTGGGGCATCCAGGTCGACCGGGTGGAGATCAAGGACGTGTCCCTGCCGGACACGATGAAGCGGTCGATGGCCCGCCAGGCCGAGGCGGACCGGGAGCGCCGGGCCCGGATCATCAACGCCGACGCCGAGCTCCAGGCCTCGAAGAAGCTCGCCGAGGCCGCCCAGCAGATGGCGGAGACGCCGACCGCGCTCCAGCTGCGGCTGCTGCAGACGGTGATGGCGGTGGCGGCCGAGAAGAACTCCACGCTGGTGCTGCCGATCCCGGTGGAACTGCTGCACTTCCTGGAACGCGGCGGCCGGCCCGCCCCACCGGACCAGGACCGCGGTCCCGCGCCCCGGCACACCGACGGCGGACCGCAGGAGCGAACCGACGCCGGATCGCGGCACACCGACGGCACCTCTCGGCTTCCGGCGACCGACACCGGCGGCCCGCCACAGGTCCCTGTGACCGACACCGGCGGCCCACCGCAGGACCCTGTGACCGACACCGGCGGCCCACCGCAGGACCCTGTGACCGACACCGGCGGCCCACCGCAGGACCCTGTCATCGACACCGGCGGCCCGCCACAGACCCCCTTGACCAGCACCGACAGCACGCCGCAGGTCACGTGA
- a CDS encoding SulP family inorganic anion transporter translates to MTDNRTLTSRFPHLKQDFAASLVVFLVAVPLCVGVSVASGAPAELGLVTGIVGGLVTGLMRGSSLQVSGPAAGMTVLVYEAVQEFGLPVLGVIVLASGAIQIAMGLLRLGRYFRAISVSVVEGMLAGIGLVIIAGQLYPAMAAKAPDSGLDKIAELPGTLVDSFGDTGALSSLAVAAGTIAVLLLWKHAPEKVRTVPGPLAAVGLATLAVFALDMPVATVEVQGLLGSVQPPPLSAFGELAGIGLLGTVVAFTLIASAESLFSAAAVDRLHSGPRTEYNKELIAQGTGNMVCGALGALPMTAVIVRSAANVQAGARTKASRVLHGAWLLLFAALLPDVLAYIPIPALAGILIHAGAKLIPVRSLGSLWREHRGEAVVLAVTAVSIVAVSMFEGVLIGLALAVAKSAWEASHVKLDVVDEGTGPIEARLTGNATFLRLPKILDSLESLPQDRPVRLDLSGLHHVDHACRMAMDNWAARHSTAGTDPVKLVTAA, encoded by the coding sequence ATGACCGACAACCGCACCCTCACATCCCGCTTCCCGCACCTGAAGCAGGACTTCGCCGCCTCGCTCGTCGTCTTCCTGGTCGCCGTCCCGCTGTGCGTGGGCGTGTCCGTCGCCTCCGGGGCACCGGCCGAACTCGGCCTGGTCACCGGCATCGTGGGCGGCCTCGTCACCGGACTGATGCGGGGCAGCAGCCTCCAGGTGTCCGGACCGGCCGCCGGTATGACCGTGCTCGTCTACGAGGCGGTGCAGGAGTTCGGCCTGCCGGTGCTCGGCGTGATCGTGCTCGCCTCCGGCGCCATCCAGATAGCCATGGGCCTGCTGCGGCTGGGCCGGTACTTCCGTGCCATCTCCGTCTCCGTCGTGGAGGGGATGCTGGCCGGCATCGGCCTGGTGATCATCGCCGGGCAGCTCTACCCGGCGATGGCGGCCAAGGCCCCCGACTCCGGTCTGGACAAGATCGCCGAACTGCCCGGCACGCTCGTGGACTCCTTCGGTGACACCGGCGCGCTGTCCTCCCTGGCGGTGGCCGCGGGCACCATCGCGGTGCTGCTGCTGTGGAAGCACGCGCCGGAGAAGGTGCGCACGGTGCCCGGCCCGCTCGCCGCGGTCGGGCTCGCCACGCTGGCCGTGTTCGCGCTGGACATGCCCGTGGCCACGGTCGAGGTGCAGGGCCTGCTCGGTTCCGTCCAGCCGCCGCCGCTGAGCGCCTTCGGCGAACTCGCCGGCATCGGACTGCTGGGCACGGTCGTCGCGTTCACCCTGATCGCGTCCGCCGAGTCCCTGTTCAGCGCGGCGGCCGTGGACCGGCTGCACTCCGGGCCGCGCACCGAGTACAACAAGGAGCTCATCGCCCAGGGCACCGGCAACATGGTGTGCGGGGCGCTCGGCGCGCTGCCGATGACCGCGGTGATCGTGCGCAGCGCGGCCAACGTCCAGGCGGGTGCCCGTACGAAGGCCTCCCGGGTGCTGCACGGCGCGTGGCTGCTGCTGTTCGCGGCGCTGCTGCCCGACGTGCTCGCGTACATCCCGATCCCGGCCCTCGCGGGCATCCTCATCCACGCGGGTGCCAAGCTGATCCCCGTCCGGTCGCTGGGCTCGCTGTGGCGCGAGCACCGGGGGGAGGCGGTCGTCCTCGCCGTCACCGCCGTCTCCATCGTCGCCGTCAGCATGTTCGAGGGCGTGCTCATCGGTCTGGCGCTGGCGGTGGCGAAGTCCGCCTGGGAGGCCTCGCACGTCAAGCTGGACGTCGTGGACGAGGGCACCGGCCCGATAGAGGCGCGCCTGACGGGCAACGCCACCTTCCTGCGGCTGCCGAAGATCCTGGACAGCCTGGAGTCGCTGCCGCAGGACCGTCCGGTCCGGCTCGACCTGTCCGGGCTGCACCACGTGGACCACGCCTGCCGCATGGCCATGGACAACTGGGCGGCACGGCACAGCACGGCCGGGACCGACCCGGTCAAGCTGGTCACAGCCGCCTGA
- a CDS encoding ABC transporter, producing MTALLRYQADLLLRSQRWLPPVILYAAFLAVGVRGGQPVLDSLGYTAAALLPVAAWLVRICVTGEPPAARACVAAARGPARAHLACLLTALLAAALLGVAAVVVVTLISDPASTGHRVRVPPTRALAAGLPAALVCALLGTAVGALTGPPVLRSTGRAVPAMLLGALLAAVASGSPARAAVSGLVTGSHSGRAPVPLPPLAGAALLAAAACAAAAWLTGRRSP from the coding sequence ATGACCGCCCTGCTGCGCTACCAGGCCGACCTGCTGCTGCGCTCCCAGCGCTGGCTGCCCCCGGTGATCCTCTACGCCGCCTTCCTGGCCGTCGGCGTGCGCGGCGGGCAGCCGGTGCTGGACTCGCTCGGCTACACCGCCGCCGCCCTGCTGCCGGTGGCCGCCTGGCTGGTACGGATCTGCGTCACCGGTGAGCCGCCCGCGGCCCGGGCCTGCGTCGCCGCCGCGCGCGGCCCCGCCCGCGCGCACCTCGCCTGCCTGCTGACCGCGCTGCTCGCGGCCGCGCTGCTGGGCGTGGCCGCCGTCGTGGTGGTGACGCTGATCAGCGATCCCGCGAGCACCGGCCACCGGGTGCGCGTGCCGCCGACGCGGGCGCTGGCCGCCGGGCTGCCGGCCGCGCTCGTCTGCGCCCTGCTCGGCACCGCCGTCGGCGCGCTCACCGGCCCGCCGGTGCTGCGCTCCACCGGGCGCGCGGTGCCCGCGATGCTGCTCGGCGCGCTGCTCGCGGCGGTCGCCTCCGGCTCTCCAGCGCGGGCCGCCGTCAGCGGTCTGGTCACCGGCTCGCACAGCGGGCGGGCGCCGGTGCCGCTGCCGCCGCTGGCGGGCGCGGCCCTGCTCGCGGCAGCCGCCTGTGCCGCCGCGGCCTGGCTCACCGGCCGCCGGTCACCCTGA
- a CDS encoding polysaccharide deacetylase family protein: MIPPARRLTALCLLGAALTACGTTEQEHPAAPASRSPAPSRTPVLAPGPGGLTPVFEHGPRTRGKTVALTFDADMTADQGPRAASGERFDNPGLIRALRELKVPATVFMTGSWAEQYPAEARDLGRDPRFEVANHSWSHYAFTADCYGLPTVDAAGMRADVERAYASLRAAGVPHPMPYFRFPGGCYDQQALRALSGLGVTAVQWDVVSGDAFATDADAVARQVLDGVRPGSVVVLHCTRSAAPTTEQVVRTVVPELRGRGYRFVKVSELIGETGTGR; the protein is encoded by the coding sequence GTGATCCCACCAGCACGTCGACTCACCGCCCTCTGCCTCCTCGGCGCGGCGCTCACCGCCTGCGGCACCACGGAACAGGAGCACCCCGCCGCCCCCGCCTCCCGCTCCCCCGCGCCCTCCCGTACGCCGGTGCTCGCGCCTGGCCCCGGCGGGCTGACCCCCGTCTTCGAGCACGGCCCGCGCACCCGGGGCAAGACGGTCGCGCTCACCTTCGACGCCGACATGACCGCCGACCAGGGGCCCCGCGCTGCCTCCGGCGAGCGCTTCGACAACCCGGGACTGATCCGGGCGCTGCGCGAACTGAAGGTGCCGGCGACGGTCTTCATGACCGGAAGCTGGGCCGAGCAGTACCCGGCCGAGGCCCGCGACCTGGGCCGCGACCCGCGCTTCGAGGTGGCCAACCACTCCTGGAGCCACTACGCCTTCACCGCCGACTGCTACGGCCTGCCGACCGTGGACGCCGCCGGGATGCGGGCGGACGTCGAGCGGGCGTACGCCTCCCTGCGCGCGGCCGGCGTGCCGCACCCCATGCCGTACTTCCGCTTCCCCGGCGGCTGTTACGACCAGCAGGCGCTGCGCGCGCTCAGCGGGCTCGGGGTGACCGCCGTGCAGTGGGACGTGGTCAGCGGTGACGCGTTCGCCACGGACGCCGACGCGGTGGCCCGGCAGGTGCTCGACGGGGTGCGGCCGGGCTCGGTGGTCGTCCTGCACTGCACCCGCAGCGCCGCCCCGACCACCGAGCAGGTGGTGCGTACGGTCGTACCGGAGCTGCGCGGGCGCGGCTACCGGTTCGTGAAGGTCTCCGAGCTGATCGGCGAGACCGGCACCGGCCGTTGA